The Candidatus Manganitrophus noduliformans genome includes a window with the following:
- a CDS encoding M1 family metallopeptidase, which produces MSPLIEGRLPGRVRPELYHLRLTVVPEERRFEGEVTIEIQVTEPTDAVTLHALELEVSQATGGRKEAALPARVSADPPSETITLHFPEAIPAGPAALQLRFSGKLNRQLRGLYEAQAGGETYAFTQFEATDARRMFPSFDEPGLKARFRLTVTIPAHLTALSNMPVVDQKADGKTKTVAFDETPVMSTYLLALAVARLESKEIEVAGTRVALWTVPGQLHLGDFALKVTSAVLPLLNDYFDLPYPYPKLDLVSVPDFAMGAMENWGAIFFRDSRLLLDETLASTGTQRGVANVITHEIVHQWFGNLVTMAWWDDLWLNEAFATWLAVKIVDQWRPEWNSWVEFQQEKQIPLGVDGLQSTRPIQAKVTSAAQIEEMFDALTYEKGAACLRMIEQFLGEEAFRKGIRDYMKAHQYKNTASSDLWTALEAASGQPVSAIAKDWFTQPGFPLISLEASESQFRNLTVEQRRFFAAGRAVGEASPLLWSVPFTLKYEDDTGLQTHRVLLKNRVTPVPLPGNGAVRWVYGNAEERGFFRTEYNRPLRDALQPIATTALSAPERIGFLNHLWALSVSGDLSIVTFMEMLVRFKGDATRVVVEAAAGYFETLSNQLVMPKDRPKFQALVKEFFEPVWKEVGWDPAPAEDDERRLTRAAALWAMGALAQDEEILSELPRRWTRYQAKPTSIDPTLTTPLVRLTARTDGGSGFDRFVQKFKTAATPEDRDRYLLALADFAKPDLARKLLEFSLSEEVRSQDVWKPVRYLLANPTAQEEAWNFIKARWQPLRQKGGSVGAMRIIQGTRALWRDAWYQEIEVFFNDPANRVAAAERALAQTLEFMQIGIRFKERQLIPLSRWLQERGSGTKPLIRQF; this is translated from the coding sequence ATGAGCCCATTGATCGAAGGACGCCTGCCGGGGCGGGTCCGGCCTGAGCTGTACCATCTTCGACTCACCGTTGTCCCCGAGGAGCGTCGGTTCGAGGGTGAGGTGACGATTGAGATTCAGGTGACGGAGCCGACCGATGCCGTCACCCTCCATGCCTTGGAGCTGGAGGTTTCTCAGGCGACGGGGGGAAGAAAGGAAGCCGCTCTTCCGGCCCGCGTCTCCGCCGATCCTCCTTCCGAAACGATCACCCTCCATTTCCCCGAAGCGATCCCGGCCGGACCGGCCGCGTTGCAGCTTCGGTTTTCGGGCAAACTGAACCGGCAGCTTCGCGGCCTCTATGAGGCGCAGGCCGGCGGCGAGACCTACGCCTTCACGCAGTTCGAGGCGACCGACGCCCGCCGGATGTTTCCCTCATTCGATGAGCCGGGGCTGAAGGCGCGGTTTCGCCTCACCGTCACGATTCCCGCACATCTGACCGCCCTCTCGAACATGCCGGTGGTTGATCAGAAGGCCGACGGAAAAACGAAGACGGTCGCCTTCGATGAAACGCCGGTCATGTCGACCTACCTCCTCGCCTTGGCGGTCGCGCGCCTGGAATCGAAGGAGATCGAGGTCGCCGGGACCCGCGTCGCCCTCTGGACGGTGCCGGGCCAGCTCCACCTCGGCGACTTTGCTCTGAAAGTGACCTCGGCGGTCCTCCCCCTCCTGAACGATTATTTCGACCTCCCCTACCCCTATCCCAAACTCGATCTCGTCAGCGTTCCCGACTTCGCCATGGGGGCGATGGAGAACTGGGGGGCGATCTTCTTCCGCGACTCCCGCCTCTTGCTCGATGAAACGCTCGCCTCCACCGGGACCCAGCGGGGGGTCGCCAATGTCATCACCCACGAAATCGTCCACCAATGGTTCGGCAACCTGGTGACGATGGCGTGGTGGGACGATCTCTGGCTGAATGAAGCGTTCGCCACCTGGCTGGCGGTGAAGATCGTCGATCAGTGGCGGCCGGAGTGGAACTCCTGGGTGGAGTTTCAGCAGGAGAAGCAGATTCCCCTCGGCGTCGACGGGTTGCAGAGCACCCGGCCGATTCAGGCGAAGGTGACCAGCGCGGCGCAAATTGAAGAGATGTTCGACGCGTTGACCTACGAGAAGGGAGCCGCCTGTCTTCGGATGATCGAGCAGTTCTTGGGAGAGGAGGCCTTCAGAAAAGGGATTCGCGACTATATGAAGGCGCACCAGTACAAAAACACCGCCTCGTCCGATCTTTGGACCGCCTTGGAAGCGGCCTCCGGCCAGCCGGTTTCGGCGATCGCCAAAGATTGGTTTACCCAACCGGGCTTCCCCCTTATTTCCCTGGAGGCCTCCGAGAGCCAGTTCCGGAATCTTACGGTCGAGCAGCGGCGGTTCTTCGCGGCCGGCCGCGCCGTCGGCGAGGCTTCCCCGCTCCTCTGGTCGGTCCCTTTTACGTTGAAATATGAAGATGACACCGGTCTTCAGACCCACCGGGTGCTTCTCAAGAACCGGGTCACCCCGGTCCCCCTTCCCGGAAATGGGGCGGTCCGCTGGGTCTACGGGAATGCCGAGGAGAGGGGCTTTTTCCGGACCGAATACAACCGTCCCCTCCGAGACGCCCTTCAGCCGATCGCGACGACGGCCCTCTCCGCCCCGGAGCGGATTGGGTTTTTGAATCATCTCTGGGCCCTGAGCGTCAGCGGCGATCTCTCGATCGTGACCTTCATGGAGATGCTCGTCCGGTTCAAGGGGGATGCAACCCGTGTTGTGGTCGAGGCGGCGGCGGGATACTTCGAGACCCTTTCGAATCAGCTGGTGATGCCGAAGGATCGGCCGAAGTTTCAGGCGCTCGTGAAGGAGTTCTTCGAGCCGGTCTGGAAGGAGGTCGGCTGGGACCCGGCGCCCGCCGAGGATGATGAGCGGCGGCTCACCCGCGCCGCCGCCCTCTGGGCGATGGGGGCGCTGGCGCAGGATGAAGAGATCCTCTCGGAGCTCCCCCGGCGGTGGACACGGTATCAGGCGAAGCCGACCTCGATCGATCCGACCTTGACCACCCCGCTTGTTCGCCTGACCGCCCGGACCGACGGCGGCTCCGGATTCGACCGCTTCGTCCAGAAATTCAAAACCGCCGCGACCCCCGAAGATCGCGACCGGTACCTCTTGGCGCTGGCCGATTTTGCCAAGCCCGATCTGGCCCGGAAGCTCTTGGAGTTTTCTCTTTCGGAAGAGGTCCGCTCGCAGGACGTCTGGAAGCCGGTTCGGTATCTGCTCGCCAACCCGACGGCGCAGGAGGAGGCGTGGAATTTCATCAAAGCCCGCTGGCAGCCGCTGCGCCAGAAGGGGGGGAGCGTCGGCGCCATGCGGATTATTCAGGGAACCCGCGCCTTGTGGCGTGACGCGTGGTACCAGGAGATCGAGGTTTTCTTCAACGACCCGGCCAACCGGGTCGCCGCCGCCGAACGGGCGCTGGCGCAGACGCTGGAATTCATGCAGATCGGCATCCGCTTCAAAGAGCGCCAGCTAATCCCCCTCTCCCGCTGGCTTCAGGAGCGTGGGAGCGGGACCAAGCCGCTGATCCGGCAGTTTTAA
- a CDS encoding ATP-dependent DNA ligase, translating to MQLKHLVQLTARLRETARKNEKIRLIADFLKQTADHETALSALYLTGTLPQGKIGVGWRMIQAALSEGKASPLSLLSLSLQDVDDHFAQIAAAEGSGSAGRKVALLGQLFQRGDPEVRRFLSQLIMGELRQGALEGLVLEAIAKGAGLATGEVRQAMMFSGNVGEVARVALEEGGAGLRRFSLCLFSPVSPMLAQTADTISEALERLGEAGFEFKIDGARIQVHKGGERVRIFTRQLQEVTERLPEIVAWTRALPVAEIILEGEAIALRPDGTPQPFQMTMRRFGRMKNVEAMRREIPLTSFFFDCLYREGRSLLSLPYRKRFENLSEIIPPDALIPQIITADREEVARFQRRALEAGHEGLMAKGLAAPYTAGQRGSYWLKLKRAKTLDLVVLAAEWGNGRRSGWLSNLHLGALDPESGQFIMLGKTFKGLTDEMLQWQTEKFLAMETARDAWTVYLRPELVVEVAFSDVQASPRYPAGMALRFARVKRYRPDKPADEADTLQTVMEIFRRETRLEMR from the coding sequence ATGCAGCTCAAACATCTGGTCCAACTGACCGCGCGACTTCGGGAAACGGCGCGCAAAAACGAGAAGATCCGCCTGATCGCCGATTTCTTAAAGCAGACCGCCGACCACGAAACGGCGCTCAGCGCACTCTACCTCACCGGCACCCTCCCCCAAGGGAAGATCGGGGTCGGCTGGAGAATGATCCAAGCGGCCCTCTCGGAGGGAAAAGCATCTCCTCTATCTCTCTTATCTCTCTCGCTTCAGGATGTGGACGATCACTTTGCACAGATTGCCGCTGCGGAGGGATCCGGCTCGGCAGGACGGAAAGTGGCGCTGTTGGGACAACTCTTTCAACGGGGTGACCCGGAGGTGCGGCGTTTCCTCTCGCAGTTGATCATGGGTGAGCTACGGCAGGGAGCGCTGGAGGGATTGGTGTTGGAGGCGATTGCGAAGGGGGCCGGTCTTGCGACGGGGGAGGTCCGCCAAGCAATGATGTTCTCCGGAAACGTCGGTGAGGTGGCACGGGTTGCCCTGGAAGAAGGGGGCGCCGGATTGAGGCGGTTCTCGCTTTGTCTCTTCTCGCCGGTCTCCCCCATGCTCGCCCAGACGGCCGACACAATTTCCGAGGCGCTGGAGCGGCTCGGCGAAGCAGGCTTCGAGTTCAAAATCGACGGAGCACGCATTCAGGTTCATAAGGGGGGGGAGAGGGTCCGCATCTTCACCCGGCAGCTTCAGGAGGTCACCGAACGGCTGCCCGAAATTGTGGCGTGGACCCGAGCCTTACCGGTGGCTGAGATCATTCTGGAGGGGGAGGCGATCGCGCTCCGGCCCGACGGAACGCCGCAGCCGTTTCAGATGACGATGCGGCGGTTCGGCCGGATGAAGAATGTCGAGGCGATGCGGCGGGAGATCCCGCTTACCTCCTTCTTTTTCGATTGTCTCTACCGGGAAGGACGCTCGCTTTTATCTCTTCCTTATCGGAAGCGATTCGAGAACCTCTCTGAAATCATCCCGCCTGACGCGCTGATTCCGCAAATCATCACGGCCGATCGAGAGGAGGTCGCACGGTTTCAGCGACGAGCGCTGGAGGCGGGTCATGAGGGATTGATGGCGAAGGGGCTTGCGGCCCCCTACACCGCCGGACAGCGCGGATCGTATTGGCTGAAGCTGAAGAGGGCCAAGACCCTTGATTTGGTGGTCCTGGCGGCGGAGTGGGGAAACGGCCGCCGGTCGGGATGGCTCTCCAATCTTCACTTGGGGGCGCTGGATCCGGAGAGCGGACAATTCATCATGCTCGGAAAGACTTTCAAAGGGCTCACTGATGAAATGCTTCAATGGCAGACGGAGAAGTTTCTCGCGATGGAGACGGCACGGGATGCTTGGACGGTTTATCTCCGGCCCGAACTGGTGGTGGAGGTTGCGTTTTCCGATGTACAGGCGTCGCCCCGTTATCCGGCCGGGATGGCCCTCCGTTTTGCGCGGGTCAAGCGTTATCGGCCGGACAAGCCGGCCGACGAAGCCGATACATTACAAACGGTGATGGAGATCTTCAGGCGAGAAACGCGATTAGAAATGAGATAA
- a CDS encoding erythromycin esterase family protein: MEKEQAPEGDSENSKEWIESLRTLAHRLAGKGDLDPLLDRIGEARVVLLGEASHGTAEYYTWRHLISERLITEKGFSFIAVEGDWPDCYRVNRYVKGATNSGASAREVLSAFDRWPTWMWANHEIVALTEWLRRFNETIPEEKRVGFYGLDVYSLWDSMHAVIGYLNRIDPAAAQVARQAYRCFEPYGEDVQEYARATAFVPASCENEVVQILTMLRRKFQEYPDDREGAFNAEQNALVAKNAELYYRTMVRGGASSWNIRDHHMTDTLDRLMRFHGPDAKGIVWAHNTHVGDASATDMADEGMVNVGQLARERYGEEKVVLVGFGSYRGSVVAAVEWEAPMEIMPVPPAREESWEELLHRIAARDLLILFENLDRLPRKEQIWEWRDHRAIGVVYHPNRERFGNYVPTVMPFRYDAFLYLDETEALHPLPLKPRAEREPPETYPWAA; this comes from the coding sequence ATGGAAAAAGAACAAGCACCGGAGGGCGATTCCGAAAATAGCAAAGAGTGGATCGAATCGCTCCGCACGCTGGCGCACCGGCTGGCGGGAAAGGGCGATCTCGATCCGCTGTTGGATCGGATCGGCGAAGCCCGCGTCGTCCTTCTGGGGGAGGCCTCCCACGGAACCGCCGAGTATTATACGTGGCGGCACCTCATCAGCGAGCGGCTGATTACAGAAAAGGGGTTCTCTTTCATTGCGGTTGAGGGAGATTGGCCCGATTGCTACCGTGTGAACCGGTATGTGAAGGGGGCGACGAATTCGGGAGCGAGCGCGCGGGAGGTGCTCTCTGCGTTTGATCGTTGGCCGACCTGGATGTGGGCCAACCATGAGATCGTCGCCCTGACCGAATGGCTTCGCCGCTTTAACGAAACGATTCCGGAAGAGAAGCGGGTCGGGTTTTACGGCCTCGACGTGTACAGCCTTTGGGATTCGATGCATGCCGTGATCGGGTACCTGAATCGGATCGATCCGGCGGCGGCCCAGGTCGCCAGGCAGGCGTATCGCTGCTTCGAGCCGTATGGGGAAGACGTTCAGGAGTATGCCCGGGCGACCGCGTTTGTCCCCGCTTCGTGCGAAAACGAGGTGGTCCAGATCCTGACGATGCTGCGGCGGAAATTTCAGGAGTACCCGGACGACCGGGAGGGGGCGTTCAACGCCGAGCAGAACGCCCTGGTGGCGAAGAACGCTGAGCTTTATTACCGGACGATGGTGCGGGGCGGCGCCTCCTCCTGGAATATCCGCGATCACCACATGACCGACACCCTCGACCGGCTGATGCGGTTCCATGGACCCGACGCGAAGGGGATCGTCTGGGCGCACAATACCCATGTCGGCGACGCCAGCGCCACCGACATGGCCGACGAGGGGATGGTCAATGTCGGCCAGCTCGCGCGCGAGCGGTACGGGGAGGAGAAGGTGGTCCTTGTCGGCTTCGGCTCGTATCGCGGGAGCGTCGTCGCCGCGGTGGAGTGGGAGGCGCCGATGGAGATCATGCCGGTGCCGCCGGCGCGGGAGGAGAGCTGGGAGGAGCTCCTCCACCGGATCGCGGCCCGCGACCTGCTGATCCTATTTGAAAATCTCGACCGTCTCCCGAGGAAGGAGCAAATTTGGGAATGGCGCGACCATCGCGCCATCGGCGTCGTCTATCATCCGAATCGGGAGCGGTTCGGAAATTATGTTCCGACGGTCATGCCGTTTCGGTACGACGCGTTCCTCTACCTGGACGAGACCGAAGCGCTCCATCCGCTTCCTCTCAAACCGCGCGCCGAACGGGAGCCGCCGGAGACCTACCCGTGGGCCGCATAG
- a CDS encoding response regulator, which produces MAGEKILIVDDNSDAVTILTAILKKGGYAVSVARDGVEALRMATEKRPALILLDLMLPKMDGFEVCRRIRDDPALRDTIIFFLSAKGDTSSKTQAITLRVREYIIKPFTPQEILEKVQYHLSTPKPPDIFSLAFLVGLYSRLVQLGLWIRLRSLQKRPAINPFP; this is translated from the coding sequence ATGGCAGGAGAGAAGATCCTTATTGTCGATGACAATTCCGATGCGGTTACGATCCTCACGGCGATCTTAAAAAAAGGGGGATATGCCGTCTCAGTTGCGAGAGACGGGGTAGAAGCCCTTCGTATGGCCACCGAGAAGCGTCCCGCCTTGATTCTCTTGGATTTGATGTTGCCGAAAATGGATGGATTCGAGGTCTGCCGGCGCATTCGGGACGATCCGGCATTGCGGGATACGATTATTTTTTTCCTCAGCGCGAAAGGCGATACCTCCTCCAAGACACAAGCGATTACTCTGCGGGTAAGAGAGTACATCATCAAACCCTTCACACCGCAGGAAATCCTTGAAAAGGTTCAATACCATCTTTCGACGCCAAAACCCCCGGACATTTTTTCACTCGCTTTTCTGGTGGGTCTCTACAGCCGTCTTGTGCAGCTCGGGCTATGGATCCGCTTGCGTTCGCTTCAAAAGAGGCCGGCGATAAACCCCTTTCCTTGA
- a CDS encoding diguanylate cyclase: MARLLQELQAHHIELEMQNEALLEAQAMLEESRNRYSDLYDFAPLGYFTFDCNGLILGVNLTGADQLGMERQQIIEKPFTLYVAQEDQPHFHAHLAAVFHGGGRRHCEIKMNGRNTSYYVQLESLLVEEERGERCRTAMTDITPRKRAEEETKKINELLESRILQRTIELKTANQVLQNEVIERKKAEQALARQANLDALTGLYNRRYFDLRADEEIARADRKGSCLAILLCDLDHFKSINDTLGHQTGDRVLKSVAQSIQECIREIDLVFRWGGDEIAVLLIDTSREGALITAERIRSAVKKLGEEAQLPLDISVGVAFYPEHGVTIDGLISLADRSLYIAKQGGDKIHIGAEEYLLDERSIKAVFQPVVDLRSGRSIGYEALTRDPQGKLTAPELFQRYQAIGQLNELKRLCFSSQLNEAQRLGLQGGRLFLNVDFHLLHQIELMQKPEGIDVILEISEMEALHSHHVESYLALAEKWRAQGFQLAIDDFGAGFVSFPFIAQLIPEYIKIDRSTLLQAVSSLKFRKFLKDLVFALQNYTTQGIVAEGIETEQELAVVREIGVDLGQGFLFGRPEPLIPA, encoded by the coding sequence ATGGCGCGTTTGCTCCAGGAGCTGCAGGCCCACCACATTGAACTGGAGATGCAGAACGAGGCGCTTCTGGAAGCCCAGGCGATGCTGGAGGAGTCTCGAAATCGATATTCGGATCTTTATGACTTCGCTCCCCTCGGCTACTTTACATTCGACTGCAACGGTCTCATCCTCGGAGTCAATTTAACCGGCGCGGACCAGTTGGGAATGGAGCGGCAGCAGATCATTGAAAAACCTTTTACCCTTTACGTTGCGCAAGAAGATCAACCCCATTTCCACGCCCATCTCGCCGCGGTTTTCCACGGCGGCGGCCGACGGCACTGTGAAATAAAAATGAACGGGAGGAACACTTCGTATTACGTCCAGCTGGAAAGCCTTCTTGTCGAAGAGGAGAGGGGCGAACGCTGCCGGACGGCGATGACCGATATCACCCCTCGGAAGAGGGCCGAAGAAGAGACGAAAAAAATAAATGAGTTGCTGGAGAGCCGGATTCTCCAACGGACCATTGAGCTGAAAACCGCCAATCAGGTGCTTCAAAATGAAGTCATCGAGCGGAAGAAGGCCGAACAGGCGCTGGCGCGGCAGGCGAATCTCGACGCCTTGACGGGACTCTACAACCGCCGCTATTTTGATCTTCGCGCAGACGAAGAGATCGCGCGGGCCGATCGGAAGGGGAGTTGTCTCGCGATTCTCCTTTGCGATTTGGATCATTTTAAATCGATCAACGACACCCTCGGCCATCAGACCGGAGATCGGGTCTTAAAGTCGGTGGCGCAGAGCATTCAGGAGTGCATCCGAGAGATCGATCTGGTCTTTCGGTGGGGGGGAGATGAGATCGCCGTCCTCCTGATCGACACCTCTCGGGAGGGGGCCCTCATTACTGCGGAGCGGATTCGGAGCGCGGTGAAAAAACTAGGTGAAGAGGCGCAGCTTCCCCTCGATATCAGCGTCGGGGTGGCCTTTTACCCGGAACACGGCGTCACGATCGATGGGTTGATCAGCCTGGCGGACCGATCGCTCTATATCGCCAAACAAGGGGGCGATAAGATTCACATCGGGGCGGAGGAGTATCTCCTTGATGAGCGGAGTATCAAGGCGGTCTTTCAGCCGGTCGTCGATCTTCGCTCAGGCCGGTCGATCGGATACGAAGCGCTGACGCGGGATCCGCAAGGAAAGCTGACGGCCCCGGAGCTCTTTCAGCGATATCAGGCGATCGGTCAGCTCAACGAATTGAAGCGGCTCTGCTTCTCTTCCCAGCTGAACGAGGCGCAGCGGCTCGGCTTGCAGGGAGGGAGGCTCTTCCTGAACGTCGATTTCCATCTTTTGCATCAGATCGAATTAATGCAAAAACCGGAGGGAATCGATGTGATTTTGGAAATCTCGGAGATGGAGGCGCTGCATAGCCATCATGTCGAGAGTTACCTCGCGCTCGCCGAAAAATGGCGCGCGCAGGGGTTCCAACTCGCCATCGACGATTTCGGGGCGGGATTCGTCTCCTTCCCCTTCATCGCACAGTTGATTCCGGAGTACATCAAGATCGATCGCTCGACCCTGCTTCAGGCGGTCTCCTCCCTGAAATTCCGAAAGTTTTTAAAGGACCTGGTCTTCGCATTGCAAAATTATACGACCCAGGGGATTGTCGCGGAAGGGATCGAGACCGAACAAGAGCTGGCGGTCGTCCGGGAGATCGGGGTCGATCTCGGCCAGGGATTCCTGTTCGGCCGGCCGGAGCCGTTGATCCCCGCCTGA
- a CDS encoding sensor domain-containing protein encodes MNRRQTKLPAHEKLNGKNKMLKRLAQGKMARLLEELKTQQAKLEIQNEELRETQAKLEKFGHRYSNLYHGAPVGDFIFDCDGAILEVNPAGAEQMGGERHQIIDQPFTRYLSQEDQIRFRTHLATVFQDGRRRRCEIKIKRGDRLFDAQMESLLIEGERGTRHCRTVMIDITSRKKAEEEIKRLNKSLESQILLQTAELRATNQALENEIIERMRTEQMLARQGNFDTATGLYSRRYFDLRADEEIARVDRKGGCFAILLCDLNYFKAVTHTLGHQTGDRVLKRVARKIVESTRESDLVFRWRGDQIAVLLTETSREGVVLAAERIRRAVANVSEETQVLLPIHIGAALYPEHGFTIDALIDLANRSLSLAKQGREKIHIGNGKHRLNERDIGMVFQPVIDLRSSRPIGYEALTRDPLGKLTVPQLFKRYEVIGQLGELKRLCFRSQLNEAQKPAFQGGRLFLNVDFQLLDQIELIRKPEGIDVVLEISEAEACRHRHIERYLTLVEKWREQGFQVAIDDFGAGAGSFPFVGKLIPDYIKIDRSTLLQAVSSPKLRDFLNDLVFILRNYTTRGMIAEGIETEQELTLVRKMGIDLGQGFLFGRPEALMSA; translated from the coding sequence ATGAACAGGCGTCAAACCAAATTGCCCGCCCATGAAAAGTTAAACGGAAAAAACAAAATGCTGAAACGACTGGCTCAGGGAAAAATGGCGCGTCTGCTTGAAGAGTTAAAGACGCAACAGGCCAAACTGGAAATACAAAATGAGGAACTGCGGGAAACCCAGGCCAAGCTTGAAAAATTCGGCCACCGGTATTCGAATCTTTACCACGGCGCCCCGGTCGGCGATTTTATCTTCGATTGCGACGGCGCCATTCTGGAGGTCAATCCCGCCGGCGCGGAACAGATGGGGGGGGAGCGGCATCAAATCATTGATCAGCCCTTCACCCGCTATCTTTCTCAAGAAGACCAAATCCGCTTTCGCACCCATCTTGCGACGGTTTTTCAAGACGGCCGACGCCGTCGCTGTGAAATCAAAATAAAAAGAGGGGACCGCCTCTTCGATGCCCAGATGGAGAGTCTCTTGATCGAAGGGGAGCGGGGCACACGACACTGTCGGACGGTGATGATCGATATCACCTCACGAAAGAAAGCCGAGGAAGAGATCAAGAGATTGAATAAATCGCTGGAGAGTCAAATTCTGCTTCAAACGGCCGAGCTGAGAGCAACCAATCAAGCGCTTGAAAACGAGATCATCGAGCGGATGAGGACCGAACAAATGCTGGCACGGCAGGGGAATTTCGACACGGCGACCGGGCTTTACAGCCGCCGCTACTTTGATCTTCGCGCGGACGAAGAGATCGCGCGGGTCGACCGAAAGGGGGGGTGTTTTGCAATCCTCCTCTGCGATTTGAACTATTTTAAAGCGGTCACCCACACACTCGGCCATCAAACCGGGGACCGGGTTTTAAAACGGGTGGCTCGGAAAATCGTGGAGAGTACGCGAGAGAGCGATCTTGTCTTTCGCTGGAGGGGAGATCAAATCGCCGTCCTCCTGACGGAGACTTCCCGGGAAGGGGTCGTCCTTGCCGCGGAGCGGATTCGGAGAGCGGTGGCAAATGTCAGTGAAGAGACGCAGGTTCTCCTGCCTATCCACATCGGAGCGGCGCTCTATCCCGAGCACGGTTTTACGATTGATGCGTTGATCGACCTGGCGAACCGCTCCCTCTCCCTCGCCAAACAGGGGAGAGAAAAGATTCACATCGGCAATGGGAAACATCGACTCAATGAGCGGGATATCGGGATGGTTTTTCAGCCGGTGATCGATCTTCGCTCCAGCCGGCCGATCGGATACGAGGCGCTCACGCGGGATCCTTTGGGGAAGCTGACCGTGCCGCAGCTCTTTAAGCGTTACGAAGTGATCGGCCAACTCGGCGAGTTAAAGCGGCTCTGCTTCCGCTCCCAGCTCAATGAGGCGCAAAAGCCCGCCTTCCAGGGAGGACGGCTTTTTCTGAACGTCGATTTCCAGCTCCTCGATCAGATCGAATTGATCCGGAAGCCGGAAGGGATCGACGTGGTTTTGGAGATCTCGGAGGCGGAAGCATGCCGTCACCGGCATATCGAGCGGTATCTTACGCTCGTCGAAAAGTGGCGCGAACAGGGGTTCCAGGTCGCCATCGATGATTTCGGAGCGGGCGCGGGCTCTTTCCCCTTTGTCGGGAAGTTGATTCCGGATTATATCAAGATCGACCGCTCCACCCTGCTCCAGGCGGTCTCTTCTCCGAAGCTCCGCGATTTTTTAAACGATCTGGTTTTTATCTTGCGCAATTACACCACGCGGGGGATGATTGCGGAGGGGATTGAGACCGAACAGGAATTGACCCTCGTCCGGAAGATGGGAATCGATCTCGGCCAGGGGTTTTTATTCGGCCGCCCGGAGGCGCTGATGTCGGCCTGA